In one window of ANME-2 cluster archaeon DNA:
- a CDS encoding FtsX-like permease family protein has product MQMLNITVKDLTRRKAKLLLALLSVAIAVSAFAAITTIFSAAEDGLWDEASKYGANIIIKPRTEQVSLLAGSTTLGTLATGDNYINESDLGLIYSIENKANIAVVAPKLYGIIEVNATKSVLLGINSAQESRLKPWWKIEGEWPEEGEVLLGTDIAHNLRLGVGDVFQVNNGHARNFTVSGVLGGTGAAEDAFIIMNLHDAQAVLERPGLVSTAEVRALCNDCPVEEMSRQIEGAVPGVEARAISQIVMGEMAMIEKTKSSAMAVALVTILVSAMTVASTMLAAINEKTKEIGIMRAVGASDGQITFMVMLEGTIIGFIGGVIGFAGGTVAAMLFGPMLFDAVVHPLYDLLPIVIVISMLICMVAAYPPARRALDIDPVEVLRDV; this is encoded by the coding sequence ATGCAGATGCTCAACATTACGGTAAAGGATTTGACCAGACGTAAGGCTAAACTTCTGTTAGCTTTACTGAGTGTAGCAATCGCAGTTTCTGCTTTTGCTGCCATTACTACTATTTTTTCGGCAGCCGAGGATGGACTATGGGATGAGGCTTCTAAATACGGCGCCAATATTATCATTAAACCCAGGACAGAACAGGTATCATTGCTTGCCGGCTCCACGACACTAGGCACTCTCGCCACAGGAGACAATTATATCAACGAATCTGATCTGGGACTGATTTATAGCATTGAAAATAAAGCGAACATAGCAGTAGTAGCGCCAAAACTGTACGGGATCATTGAAGTTAACGCCACAAAATCAGTTCTTCTGGGTATTAATTCCGCGCAGGAAAGCCGGCTCAAACCCTGGTGGAAGATAGAAGGTGAATGGCCGGAGGAAGGAGAAGTATTATTGGGCACGGATATTGCACACAATCTCCGCCTTGGAGTCGGGGATGTTTTCCAGGTAAATAATGGCCACGCGCGAAATTTTACCGTTAGCGGTGTACTGGGAGGTACAGGAGCTGCTGAAGATGCATTTATTATTATGAACCTGCATGATGCACAGGCAGTGCTCGAAAGACCTGGTCTGGTCAGCACTGCAGAGGTCCGTGCATTGTGTAATGACTGTCCGGTGGAGGAGATGAGCCGCCAGATAGAGGGTGCCGTCCCTGGTGTGGAGGCAAGGGCCATCAGCCAGATAGTCATGGGCGAGATGGCAATGATCGAAAAGACCAAATCATCTGCAATGGCAGTGGCACTGGTGACGATCCTGGTCAGTGCCATGACCGTAGCATCCACGATGCTGGCGGCGATCAATGAAAAGACCAAAGAGATAGGGATCATGCGCGCAGTGGGTGCCAGTGACGGACAGATAACGTTCATGGTGATGCTGGAGGGCACCATCATCGGATTTATTGGCGGAGTCATCGGGTTTGCCGGGGGAACGGTAGCAGCAATGCTCTTCGGGCCGATGCTCTTTGATGCAGTTGTGCATCCCCTGTATGACCTGCTCCCCATTGTTATCGTTATATCCATGCTCATCTGTATGGTTGCAGCTTACCCCCCGGCCAGGCGCGCGCTTGACATCGACCCGGTGGAGGTGTTGAGGGATGTCTGA
- a CDS encoding roadblock/LC7 domain-containing protein has translation MTTTTEMLQEILANLKNLGSIEACAIASRDGLLMSSDMPEGVLGETFAAMSATMLGAAETAASELNKGIPGRVIVESKNGKLICMGAGPKALLVVMTEHDAGLGLILLEIEKAVAQIKEII, from the coding sequence TTGACTACAACAACTGAAATGCTTCAGGAGATACTTGCCAACCTGAAAAATCTGGGAAGCATTGAAGCATGTGCAATAGCCAGTCGTGACGGTTTATTAATGAGTTCAGATATGCCCGAGGGTGTGCTGGGTGAAACATTCGCCGCCATGTCAGCTACTATGCTGGGAGCTGCTGAAACAGCTGCATCCGAACTCAATAAAGGAATACCGGGTCGAGTTATTGTCGAATCGAAAAACGGGAAATTGATTTGCATGGGTGCGGGACCAAAAGCACTGCTTGTTGTTATGACCGAGCATGATGCCGGACTCGGTTTGATTTTACTGGAAATTGAAAAGGCAGTTGCTCAAATAAAGGAAATCATTTAG
- a CDS encoding response regulator, whose product MAKILIVDDEPDTVDLVKLVLETEGFQTSVAYNGEEALEKVKSDKPDLVLLDIMMPKMDGWAIRKKIINDEETRDIPIVMLTAKAQPIDKMIGLHVIGVTDYITKPFGRKEIIDSVKKALGE is encoded by the coding sequence TTGGCAAAGATATTGATAGTGGATGATGAACCTGATACCGTAGACCTTGTGAAACTTGTACTGGAAACCGAGGGATTTCAAACCTCTGTTGCATACAACGGAGAGGAAGCTCTTGAAAAGGTCAAGAGCGATAAACCTGATCTTGTGTTACTTGACATCATGATGCCAAAAATGGATGGCTGGGCAATCAGAAAGAAGATCATCAATGACGAAGAGACCCGGGACATACCTATTGTCATGTTGACTGCCAAGGCCCAGCCGATCGATAAGATGATCGGGTTGCATGTGATAGGTGTAACGGATTATATTACCAAGCCGTTCGGCCGGAAAGAAATCATTGATAGTGTGAAGAAGGCGCTTGGGGAGTAA
- a CDS encoding DUF447 family protein: MNPELDRYGLWEGINEVIMTTVSLDGKPNAAPIGIIRHDGKLTVRVYNGSHTYTNIMETGLLAANMVYDPVLFVRCALSDMGEEEFEFIATDDGRIFPVIVDCSAWMLFHVEHTRGENLLVAELKTITGTIRTQEIRPVNRAFNAVIEAVILATRYKVFKMEKYLIQMEAYSNIIYKCGGSIEKKAYELIFRLL; encoded by the coding sequence TTGAATCCGGAACTTGACAGGTACGGTTTGTGGGAGGGTATCAACGAGGTCATTATGACAACGGTTTCTTTGGATGGGAAACCCAATGCGGCACCCATAGGTATCATCAGGCATGACGGTAAGCTCACGGTCAGGGTATACAATGGCTCGCATACGTATACCAATATCATGGAAACAGGTCTGCTGGCAGCCAATATGGTCTATGACCCGGTATTGTTTGTGCGCTGCGCATTGTCTGATATGGGAGAGGAAGAGTTCGAGTTCATAGCGACAGACGATGGCAGGATTTTTCCGGTAATAGTGGATTGCAGTGCATGGATGCTTTTTCACGTGGAGCATACCAGAGGTGAAAATCTGCTGGTGGCTGAATTGAAAACCATAACCGGCACGATCAGGACCCAGGAAATAAGACCGGTAAATCGAGCTTTCAATGCGGTCATCGAAGCAGTGATTCTCGCCACACGTTACAAGGTTTTTAAAATGGAAAAATATTTAATACAGATGGAAGCATACAGTAATATTATATATAAATGTGGAGGGAGTATAGAAAAAAAAGCATATGAGCTCATATTCAGGTTATTGTAA
- a CDS encoding cache domain-containing protein, which yields MQTSIRKRLAFAFLVIVLASFLIAGGVGFYLFNTMIQATIQHDVEHDLDAADIIFHTRLIDTEEIVEYSSGYSQIRDPLLNNDHATLRQGLFDLYNERFNNTIEILTVTDNHGVVVARARNPAMFGDSLENNPLIRQALMGETVSSVEIISREELLKENELLAQQAYMEFTLTPKAKPRNENHSTSGMVLMAATPIYDDNGALAGVLYGADLINRDYAIVDLIKDALYMDEMDDGRNVGTVTIFQDDFRISTNVLTDERERAITTRVSQEVNDAVLERGESWNDRAFVVNAWYVTAYKPIRNFEGDIIGILYVGILEQPYIDAGYKILLAYIGFLLLGFLISMFISRYFTASIISPINKLIEGTEAIAKGEFKGLQVTTHDEIGKLSTAFNDMAVELQQTMAKLISSKNEVETIFESVSDVACALDMDMRITFANRMAKDLYGDDIIGKSCYQVFEGRSEVCDDCPSIISMETGNITRTIHIITDEVGASSYFEITGSPVRDEQDNITGTVMIRRDITEQKTLENELRESYVNLETTYEELKQLDTMKSELVANISHEIRTPLTSIRGYTELLLDGTLGKTTEQQLKSMKVVLRNVDRLTRMISNVLDLSRFDQQERVVREVGLKKIIKHAVDDLGKEANDKGIDVTVEVSDTLVLECDADALEQVFINLLGNAIKFTNNGGSVSIHAYYEDKHHIHVEIRDTGIGIPEDKFEFIFDRFYQVDASSTRNYGGTGLGLAITKKIVEWHKGAIWVRNNPDGSNGSVFHIILPIKHNE from the coding sequence ATGCAGACATCCATCAGGAAAAGACTTGCATTTGCATTTTTAGTAATTGTTTTAGCTTCTTTTCTCATAGCTGGCGGAGTAGGGTTTTATTTATTCAATACTATGATACAAGCAACCATCCAGCATGATGTTGAACATGACCTGGATGCGGCCGATATCATATTTCATACCCGGTTAATTGATACCGAGGAAATTGTAGAGTATTCGTCAGGTTATTCACAGATACGTGACCCTCTTCTCAACAATGATCATGCTACCCTTCGGCAGGGACTTTTTGACTTATACAATGAACGTTTCAATAATACGATCGAAATTCTTACTGTTACTGATAACCATGGGGTAGTGGTTGCCAGGGCCAGAAATCCTGCAATGTTCGGGGATTCGTTGGAAAACAACCCCCTCATCAGGCAGGCATTAATGGGTGAAACAGTATCGTCTGTAGAAATTATCAGCCGCGAAGAACTTCTCAAAGAGAATGAATTACTTGCCCAACAGGCATATATGGAGTTCACACTCACCCCGAAAGCAAAACCTCGAAACGAAAACCACTCAACTTCGGGCATGGTATTGATGGCGGCCACTCCCATATATGACGATAACGGTGCCCTGGCAGGAGTGCTGTACGGAGCAGACCTGATTAACCGTGATTACGCAATTGTGGACCTGATTAAAGACGCATTATACATGGATGAGATGGACGATGGAAGGAATGTGGGTACTGTGACCATCTTCCAGGATGATTTCAGGATATCTACGAATGTTTTGACAGATGAGAGGGAACGGGCCATAACCACCAGGGTATCGCAGGAGGTCAACGATGCAGTACTGGAGAGGGGAGAATCATGGAATGACAGGGCTTTTGTGGTGAATGCCTGGTATGTTACTGCCTATAAACCGATACGCAATTTTGAAGGCGATATCATTGGTATATTGTACGTGGGGATACTTGAGCAGCCATATATTGATGCGGGATATAAGATACTATTAGCCTATATCGGCTTCCTGTTATTAGGTTTTCTCATTTCTATGTTTATATCACGCTATTTTACAGCATCTATCATCAGCCCTATCAATAAATTAATAGAAGGTACTGAAGCAATAGCAAAAGGGGAGTTTAAAGGCTTACAAGTAACCACACATGATGAAATCGGGAAACTCTCAACAGCATTTAATGATATGGCTGTGGAATTACAACAGACAATGGCTAAACTGATCTCATCTAAGAATGAAGTAGAGACCATATTTGAAAGTGTCAGTGATGTTGCCTGCGCCCTGGATATGGATATGAGAATCACCTTTGCGAATAGAATGGCAAAAGACCTGTATGGTGATGATATCATTGGAAAATCCTGTTATCAGGTATTTGAAGGAAGAAGTGAGGTGTGCGATGACTGCCCTTCGATTATATCGATGGAAACGGGAAATATCACACGGACGATCCACATTATTACCGATGAGGTTGGTGCTTCCTCCTATTTTGAGATTACCGGTTCACCGGTAAGGGATGAACAGGACAATATTACAGGCACGGTAATGATACGCAGGGATATTACCGAGCAAAAGACACTCGAAAACGAATTAAGGGAATCATACGTGAATCTTGAGACCACTTATGAAGAACTGAAACAGCTTGATACAATGAAATCTGAGCTGGTTGCCAATATATCTCATGAAATACGCACGCCATTGACTTCAATCAGGGGATATACTGAACTGTTGCTGGATGGTACATTAGGCAAGACCACGGAGCAACAGCTTAAAAGCATGAAAGTGGTGCTGAGAAATGTTGATAGACTAACCCGGATGATATCAAATGTCCTGGACCTGTCCAGGTTTGACCAGCAGGAACGGGTGGTCAGAGAAGTTGGACTGAAGAAGATTATCAAGCATGCTGTCGATGATTTAGGGAAAGAGGCAAATGATAAGGGTATCGATGTGACTGTTGAGGTGTCGGATACCCTGGTACTGGAATGTGATGCTGATGCACTGGAGCAGGTGTTTATTAATCTGCTGGGAAATGCAATAAAATTCACCAATAACGGTGGTAGTGTATCCATACATGCATATTACGAGGATAAACATCATATTCATGTTGAGATTCGTGATACCGGGATTGGGATTCCTGAAGATAAATTTGAGTTTATATTTGACAGGTTTTACCAGGTAGATGCCAGTTCTACCCGCAACTACGGGGGCACCGGTCTGGGACTTGCCATAACGAAAAAGATAGTGGAATGGCATAAAGGGGCCATATGGGTACGGAACAATCCGGATGGGAGCAATGGAAGTGTTTTTCACATTATTCTTCCAATAAAGCATAATGAATGA
- a CDS encoding triphosphoribosyl-dephospho-CoA synthase, whose amino-acid sequence MPDPVHITYNDHRIAQYAQLAMILEVCATPKPGNVDRDHNYPDTRLEHFLASAVSVYPVVEMASQDNMGIGRYIHEAVLESGKWQLGGNTHFGAFLLLMPLVMAAGKLENKNQNTPAIFPELKRMTVELVQNTTVDDAVEVYRAFSKAGVKVKDVSELDLNDPASIDNIRSNGTTLYQLMEISSSYDMIAREWTGGFPLTFSCASSILGKKEQICLNDAVVWSFLEILARNPDTFIGIKFDTQRAENVSGRAKDIIHTIERSGFDNAKDDIRTFDEELIRDGINPGSTADIIIAGLFIALMGGLKV is encoded by the coding sequence ATGCCAGACCCAGTGCATATCACCTATAATGATCACCGTATAGCCCAGTATGCCCAACTTGCCATGATACTGGAAGTATGTGCCACTCCCAAACCCGGCAACGTGGACAGGGACCACAACTATCCCGATACCAGACTTGAACATTTCCTGGCTTCGGCTGTAAGTGTCTACCCGGTTGTTGAGATGGCTTCTCAAGACAACATGGGTATTGGCAGATACATCCACGAGGCCGTCCTTGAAAGCGGCAAATGGCAACTGGGGGGGAATACTCATTTTGGCGCTTTTCTGCTTCTCATGCCTCTGGTAATGGCAGCAGGGAAACTTGAAAACAAGAACCAGAACACACCTGCGATTTTCCCGGAGCTGAAAAGGATGACCGTGGAACTGGTGCAAAATACTACTGTGGATGATGCGGTTGAGGTCTACAGGGCATTTTCAAAGGCAGGGGTGAAGGTAAAAGATGTATCAGAACTTGACCTGAACGACCCGGCATCTATTGACAACATCAGGAGCAATGGGACCACATTATACCAGTTGATGGAGATATCATCTTCGTATGATATGATCGCGAGGGAGTGGACCGGCGGGTTCCCTCTTACCTTTTCCTGTGCAAGCAGCATTCTTGGGAAAAAGGAACAGATATGCTTAAATGATGCAGTTGTATGGAGTTTCCTTGAGATACTCGCCAGGAATCCGGATACGTTCATCGGGATAAAGTTCGACACCCAGAGAGCAGAAAATGTTTCTGGAAGGGCAAAGGACATTATTCATACCATTGAGCGTTCAGGATTTGATAATGCAAAGGATGACATCCGCACCTTTGATGAAGAACTGATACGTGATGGTATAAATCCCGGGTCAACTGCAGACATTATAATAGCCGGTTTGTTCATTGCATTGATGGGAGGGCTGAAAGTTTGA
- a CDS encoding ABC transporter ATP-binding protein, producing the protein MITLAGVTRSYNLGDQSITILNETDLNIESGEFICIMGPSGSGKTTLLNIMGLLDTPSTGTVSIKGEEVAKMSKKAIINLKRRTIGHVFQQFHLIPTLTAAENVALPMIFANDNMDGRVEEALELVGLSHRLKHKPGELSGGEQQRVAIARALVMKPDIILADEPTGALDQKTGANILSLLESVSEKVTLVMVTHSKALTAGSDRIINIEDGKIIGET; encoded by the coding sequence ATGATAACACTTGCAGGCGTTACCAGGTCATACAACCTGGGCGATCAATCCATCACCATTCTGAATGAAACAGACCTGAACATTGAAAGCGGGGAGTTCATCTGCATCATGGGGCCATCCGGCAGCGGCAAGACCACGCTGCTCAATATCATGGGCCTTCTGGATACCCCCTCCACAGGTACGGTCAGCATTAAGGGTGAAGAGGTGGCGAAGATGTCGAAAAAAGCCATAATCAACCTGAAACGGCGTACCATTGGACACGTATTCCAGCAGTTCCACCTGATACCTACCCTTACCGCAGCAGAGAATGTGGCACTGCCCATGATATTTGCAAATGATAACATGGACGGGCGCGTGGAGGAAGCACTTGAGCTGGTTGGCCTGTCCCACCGCCTGAAGCATAAACCAGGCGAATTATCGGGCGGCGAGCAGCAAAGAGTGGCTATTGCCAGGGCACTGGTAATGAAACCTGACATTATCCTGGCCGATGAACCAACAGGGGCACTTGACCAGAAGACAGGTGCCAACATACTATCCCTGCTCGAATCAGTGTCTGAAAAGGTTACGCTGGTCATGGTAACCCATAGCAAAGCTCTTACTGCGGGTTCTGATAGGATCATCAATATCGAAGACGGAAAAATCATAGGAGAAACATGA